Part of the Arcobacter sp. F155 genome, AAAAGGGACGATTAAAAAATCACGACCTGTTTTTGATGAGCTTATTGAAGAAATCAAAAAAGCTAATGAAAAAGATATCAAGCCTATCCTAGAATTACAAAATAAGTCAGATAAGTACAAAGAGAAGTTTCTTCACTATAAAAAATTATATGAAGAATGTTTGAATAGAGAGCTAATGTATTTAGAAAGAATTGATAAATTAGAACAATTACTCAAAACAAATAGACCTATAAATAATGAACATTTTAATTAACTGATGTATTATTATCAAATATATATTAGATACATAAAAAAATTAAAATAATATTATTAGCTTTAAAGTGTTAGTCATTATTTTAATATATTATATTTTTTTATATATTATTTGCTATTTTTTAGGCTAGCTTATATATAATGGGCTAGAGTAAATGTTTAATATAAGGGTTAATAATTAATGATAATCTCTATTAATTTAGATAAGAAAACTGATGAACATTATTGAAATACCTGAACTACCAACACGCATAAAACAAGCTGCCGAAATAGGTGAATTGGTAATATTTATTGGTGCAGGTATGTCTTATGAGTTAGGTTGCTCAGATTGGAATGGTTTAGCAAACGATTTAATCAAACGATGTGAAAATACTTTAGGAGAAGATGAACCATTACTAAATAATTTTGAATCAACACAACTAAGAAATATGCTGGAACAAAGTGGTAACAGCAAAAAAGTAATTACCATATGCAATGGCATTTTATCTAAGAGTGGAAATGATGAACTATTTTTGGAAGAGATGAAAAAATCATTGAACGATGAAAAAGTTGTACCAACAAATCCAAAACTAAAAACTTACAGAGATCTCTTTAATTTAAATGGTATCTTTGTCACTACTAACGCTGACAGACACATAGACCAAATATTTAGCCCTCAAAATATCATAACAAGTAAGTTTACGGGAAGCACGGCTCTTGTAAATAAGAATCTGTACAAAATACATGGAAGCATAAATGAACCTGCTAGTCTAATATTTACGGTAGAGCAATATTTTACAAGATACAAAGACAAGGAGTTTATAAAGTTTTTAGAATCACTTTTTACTAAAACAGTGCTATTTGTAGGTTACGGGCTTGGAGAATTTGAACTACTGGAGCATATGTATAAAAATATTACCCTTAGTGAAAATCATTATTTTTATCTTGGTGGATACTATACTCACGAAAAAAGACTTTGTGATTTTGAACAGATATATTTTGATCAGATGAAAGTGAAGCTCATACCATATTCAAAAGATAAAAAAGGGTTTAAGCAGTTGCCTATAGTGATTGAAGAATGGGTAAAGCAAATTCAAACCACAACCAATGTCTTACAAAACAATTTTGATG contains:
- a CDS encoding SIR2 family protein; translated protein: MNIIEIPELPTRIKQAAEIGELVIFIGAGMSYELGCSDWNGLANDLIKRCENTLGEDEPLLNNFESTQLRNMLEQSGNSKKVITICNGILSKSGNDELFLEEMKKSLNDEKVVPTNPKLKTYRDLFNLNGIFVTTNADRHIDQIFSPQNIITSKFTGSTALVNKNLYKIHGSINEPASLIFTVEQYFTRYKDKEFIKFLESLFTKTVLFVGYGLGEFELLEHMYKNITLSENHYFYLGGYYTHEKRLCDFEQIYFDQMKVKLIPYSKDKKGFKQLPIVIEEWVKQIQTTTNVLQNNFDEIDEVLRNPF